Proteins from a single region of Apium graveolens cultivar Ventura chromosome 7, ASM990537v1, whole genome shotgun sequence:
- the LOC141671320 gene encoding cytochrome P450 86A22-like: MDASTVMMVLAMIAAYLMWFRTMVRPLKGPRVWPLVGSLPGLIENSNKMHDWIAENLRACGGTYQTCIAAVPFLAQKQGLVTVTCDPKNLEHILKLRFDNYPKGPTWQGVFHDLLGEGIFNSDGDTWKFQRKTAALEFTTRTLRQAMARWVSRAIKLRFCPILKTAQLEGKPVDLQDLLLRLTFDNICGLAFGKDPETLSPGLPENHFASSFDRATEATLQRFILPEMIWKLRRWFRLGMEVSLSESIGHVDKYLTNVINTRKLELISQQNGGGGVPHDDLLSRFMKKKESYTDQFLQHVALNFILAGRDTSSVALSWFFWLVTKNPRVEEKILMEICSVLMDSRGRDISKWLDEPLIFEEVDRLIYLKAALSETLRLYPSVPEDSKHVIADDILPDGTVVLAGSSITYSIYSSGRMKFIWGEDCLEFRPERWLTDDGTKFETKDQFKFVSFNAGPRICLGKDLAYLQMKSIAAALLLRHRLTVAAGHRVEQKMSLTLFMKYGLKVDVHPRDLTPVVAKIGENYACMGNTHDEELEYVKLVAEVA; the protein is encoded by the coding sequence ATGGATGCATCAACGGTTATGATGGTGTTGGCGATGATCGCGGCCTATTTGATGTGGTTTAGGACAATGGTGAGGCCTTTGAAGGGTCCACGAGTCTGGCCATTAGTGGGGAGTCTGCCAGGTTTGATCGAGAATTCGAATAAGATGCATGATTGGATAGCTGAGAATTTACGCGCGTGTGGTGGCACGTACCAGACCTGCATAGCAGCAGTGCCATTTTTGGCGCAGAAGCAGGGGCTGGTGACTGTCACGTGTGATCCGAAGAATCTTGAGCATATATTGAAGCTGAGGTTCGATAATTACCCGAAGGGTCCGACTTGGCAAGGTGTTTTTCATGATTTGCTTGGAGAGGGGATCTTTAATTCTGACGGTGACACGTGGAAATTCCAGCGTAAGACTGCTGCCCTGGAATTTACCACCAGGACATTGCGCCAAGCTATGGCTCGGTGGGTTAGTCGCGCTATTAAGCTCAGGTTTTGTCCGATTCTTAAGACAGCTCAGCTCGAGGGTAAGCCTGTTGATCTCCAGGACCTCTTGCTTCGGCTTACTTTTGATAATATATGTGGTTTAGCATTTGGTAAGGATCCAGAAACTCTTTCTCCTGGCTTACCTGAGAATCATTTTGCATCGTCTTTTGATCGGGCCACGGAAGCCACGTTGCAGCGCTTTATATTGCCTGAGATGATCTGGAAGCTGAGAAGATGGTTCCGCCTTGGAATGGAAGTTAGTTTGAGCGAGAGCATAGGACACGTGGACAAGTACTTGACAAATGTCATCAATACACGTAAGCTCGAACTGATTAGTCAGCAAAATGGAGGTGGCGGAGTTCCACATGATGATCTGCTATCTCGTTTCATGAAGAAAAAGGAGTCCTATACTGACCAATTCCTTCAACACGTGGCGCTCAACTTCATCTTAGCTGGACGTGACACATCATCCGTGGCGCTGAGTTGGTTTTTCTGGCTGGTGACAAAAAATCCAAGGGTGGAAGAAAAGATTTTGATGGAAATATGTTCAGTTCTAATGGATTCACGTGGCAGAGATATATCTAAGTGGCTTGACGAGCCGCTGATTTTTGAAGAAGTTGACAGATTGATATACCTTAAGGCAGCATTGTCCGAGACTCTTAGGCTATATCCATCTGTCCCGGAGGACTCAAAGCATGTTATCGCAGATGACATATTGCCTGATGGCACCGTTGTTTTGGCAGGATCATCGATCACATACTCAATCTACTCGTCTGGTCGGATGAAGTTCATATGGGGCGAGGATTGTCTGGAATTTCGACCAGAAAGATGGTTAACTGATGATGGAACCAAATTTGAAACCAAAGATCAGTTTAAATTTGTCTCTTTTAATGCAGGTCCGAGGATATGTCTGGGTAAGGATTTGGCATATCTACAAATGAAGTCTATAGCTGCAGCACTTCTGTTGCGCCACCGTCTGACAGTGGCAGCTGGCCACCGAGTCGAGCAGAAGATGTCATTGACATTGTTCATGAAATATGGGCTCAAGGTTGATGTGCACCCTAGGGACTTAACTCCTGTAGTGGCGAAAATCGGAGAAAATTATGCATGCATGGGCAACACACATGATGAGGAGCTGGAATATGTCAAACTTGTTGCTGAGGTTGCTTAG